A single window of Eucalyptus grandis isolate ANBG69807.140 chromosome 1, ASM1654582v1, whole genome shotgun sequence DNA harbors:
- the LOC104428013 gene encoding LOW QUALITY PROTEIN: short-chain dehydrogenase reductase 2a (The sequence of the model RefSeq protein was modified relative to this genomic sequence to represent the inferred CDS: inserted 1 base in 1 codon), translating to MTAHVLPEKVVQEINLMLGNENTTPGPRRLEGKIAIVTGGVKGIGEATVRLFARHGAKVVIADIEDLLGTALANSLSPSVTYVHCDVSSEEDVENLVTSTVSRYGRLDVMFNNAGLLGNQSKRKSIMDFDVGEFESVMSINVKGSALGIKHAARVMAPRRSGCIISTASVAGVMGGXGPHAYTASKHAIVGLTKNAACELGRYGIRVNCISPFGVATSMLINAWRSSDGEEEDEGMSFGVPSEGEVEKMEEFVRGLANLKGATLRAKDIAEAALYLASDESKYVSGHNLVVDGGVTTSRNCVGL from the exons CCTGGCCCTAGAAG GTTGGAAGGGAAAATAGCTATAGTAACCGGCGGAGTTAAAGGGATTGGAGAGGCCACGGTTCGACTCTTCGCGAGGCACGGGGCAAAAGTCGTTATCGCTGATATTGAGGATCTTCTTGGGACCGCACTCGCTAATTCGCTATCTCCTTCTGTTACCTATGTGCACTGCGACGTTAGCTCGGAAGAGGACGTCGAGAACTTGGTGACCTCCACGGTCTCCCGCTATGGACGCCTCGACGTCATGTTCAACAATGCCGGGTTGCTTGGGAACCAATCGAAGCGCAAGAGCATCATGGATTTCGATGTGGGGGAGTTCGAAAGCGTGATGAGCATTAACGTGAAAGGCTCAGCACTGGGGATAAAGCACGCGGCCCGTGTCATGGCGCCAAGGAGGAGCGGGTGCATAATCTCCACGGCGAGTGTGGCTGGGGTCATGGGGG TCGGTCCTCATGCCTACACGGCTTCGAAGCATGCCATCGTGGGGCTCACCAAGAACGCGGCGTGCGAGCTTGGTAGGTATGGGATCAGGGTCAACTGCATATCGCCGTTCGGCGTGGCGACATCGATGCTCATCAACGCGTGGAGGAGCAGCGAcggggaggaggaagacgaaggCATGAGTTTTGGGGTGCCCAGTGAGGGAGAGgtggagaagatggaggagttTGTGAGAGGACTTGCCAACTTGAAAGGAGCAACATTGAGGGCTAAGGACATTGCTGAGGCTGCTTTGTATCTTGCAAGTGATGAGTCCAAGTATGTTAGTGGGCACAACCTTGTTGTGGATGGTGGGGTAACAACCTCAAGAAATTGTGTTGGCCTGTAA